A single window of Rana temporaria chromosome 1, aRanTem1.1, whole genome shotgun sequence DNA harbors:
- the LOC120929262 gene encoding osteocalcin 2-like, whose translation MTACCCDTAKLSSESSESSESSESSESSESSESSESSESSESSESSESSESSESSESSESSESSESSESSESSESSESSESSESSESSESSESSESSESSESSESSESSESSESSESSESSESSESSESSESSESSESSESSESSESSESSESSESSESSESSESSESSESSESSESSESSESSESSESSDI comes from the exons ATGACTGCCTGCTGCTGTGACACCGCTAagctgag TTCGGAAAGTTCTGAGAGTTCGGAAAGTTCTGAGAGTTCGGAAAGTTCTGAGAGTTCGGAAAGTTCTGAGAGTTCGGAAAGTTCTGAGAGTTCGGAAAGTTCTGAGAGTTCGGAAAGTTCTGAGAGTTCGGAAAGTTCGGAAAGTTCTGAGAGTTCGGAAAGTTCTGAGAGTTCGGAAAGTTCTGAGAGTTCGGAAAGTTCGGAAAGTTCTGAGAGTTCGGAAAGTTCTGAGAGTTCGGAAAGTTCTGAGAGTTCGGAAAGTTCTGAGAGTTCGGAAAGTTCGGAAAGTTCTGAGAGTTCGGAAAGTTCTGAGAGTTCGGAAAGTTCTGAGAGTTCGGAAAGTTCTGAGAGTTCGGAAAGTTCGGAAAGTTCTGAGAGTTCGGAAAGTTCTGAGAGTTCGGAAAGTTCGGAAAGTTCTGAGAGTTCGGAAAGTTCTGAGAGTTCGGAAAGTTCTGAGAGTTCGGAAAGTTCTGAGAGTTCGGAAAGTTCTGAGAGTTCGGAAAGTTCTGAGAGTTCGGAAAGTTCTGAGAGTTCTGACATTTGA